The DNA region ttttggtgtaGTTCTAATTTGTAATTTTGCTCCTTAGGAGAATGATATCATCAACTTACTTCTAAATTGATTTGCCTCTCTGTGCTCTGTTCATGTGTGGAGCCATTGGCTACCTCGTGGGGCTGGTAATAATATAATTAGGAAAAAGGAATTAactcttttacattttatatggGCCGTAACAAAgctcatttatattttatatgggCTTTCTCTCTAGCCCAAGCTAACAACCTTTTAGTTGACCTAGCAAATATCACTCATATAAATTAAAGTCATTTTCTCTTAGTAGCCGCGTTTTCAGCCTGAGGAGTGAGGAGGGAAAGTAGAGACGTCACGCCATGGGAAGAAGTAAGTCTTCTCGATCTCTCTCATTTCTCCATGCTACGATTATTAGCTTTCTTCCGACACGAATTGATTGTTTAGTGTCCTGTAGTAATGTAGTTAACTGGAGCTGATTCATTTATTTGAACTATGTAAGCTGATTATATACGAATCGTTATTAGGACCGGCTAGGTGTTACCGTCAGATCAAGGGCAAACCCTACCCGAAGTCCCGCTACTGCCGTGGTGTCCCCGATCCCAAAATCAGGATCTACGATGTCGGCATGAAGAGGAAAGGCGTCGACGAGTTCCCTTTCTGCGTCCACCTCGTCTCATGGGAGAAGGAGAACGTCTCGAGCGAAGCTCTCGAGGCCGCGCGTATCGCTTGCAACAAGTACATGGTGAAATCCGCGGGAAAAGACGCGTTCCACCTGAGGATCAGGGTCCACCCGTTCCATGTCCTGAGGATCAACAAGATGCTTTCGTGCGCTGGAGCTGATAGGCTCCAGACCGGTATGAGAGGTGCTTTCGGGAAGGCCTTGGGGACTTGCGCTAGGGTTGCGATCGGGCAGGTGCTCTTGTCTGTGAGGTGTAAGGATGCTCATGGTCACCATGCTCAGGAGGCTCTGAGGAGGGCTAAGTTTAAGTTCCCTGGTCGTCAAAAGATCATCGTCAGCAGGAAAtggtattttattaattttataaattgttttttttatttgaggaTCGAATCCTTTCGCCGGCtcatcatgttttttttttttgcttttgtttagGGGTTTCACTAAGTTTAACAGAGCAGATTTTACGAAGTTGAGGCAAGAGAAGCGTGTTGTTCCTGATGGTGTTAATGCTAAGGTATTATCTCATTTGTATTATTACATCTTTGATTCTTGGGTTGTTGTAAcgtctttttttgtttattgagTTTGACAATGTCTTGGTTCATTTTGCAGTTCCTCTCATGCCATGGACCTTTGGCTAACCGTCAGCCCGGATGTGCATTTTTGCCAGCTACCTATTGAAGCTTCAGTGCTGAATTATATCTAGTCTAAAACCTTTTTTATATCTTTGAAGGTTTTGTCTTAAAGTTTTTAGTTCGGACACATTGAGTATTTTCTAAACCTTTGTGAAATAATGAGATTGTTCTTTCTATGGTTTGCAAGTTTTGTCGGTCTTCTCTGAGTTCGCATTGTTccttctactttttttttgtgctacGCAGATCCTTCTACCAAAACTAGTGAAATCAAACGATAATATGAATGACAAACGTAGATAATTAAGAAAAAGATTACTATTCCCAAATGTTACTTGTAcgtataataaaattttatttcaactAAAGTTTGTGATTATTGGTTGTTTACTTGTTTGTTTGAGGTGGACTGGATAGTAATCTAAAAACTATATTAGGCCTAATGTACATGTATTATAAAATTCGTTCACAGTATGAGCCCATTAAAATAGTAAAGGCCCATTAGCCTTGCTCGAACTTAACGATGTCGTATCTACTTACAAAATTGCGTTAGTTTCA from Raphanus sativus cultivar WK10039 chromosome 8, ASM80110v3, whole genome shotgun sequence includes:
- the LOC108819225 gene encoding 60S ribosomal protein L10-1, which gives rise to MGRRPARCYRQIKGKPYPKSRYCRGVPDPKIRIYDVGMKRKGVDEFPFCVHLVSWEKENVSSEALEAARIACNKYMVKSAGKDAFHLRIRVHPFHVLRINKMLSCAGADRLQTGMRGAFGKALGTCARVAIGQVLLSVRCKDAHGHHAQEALRRAKFKFPGRQKIIVSRKWGFTKFNRADFTKLRQEKRVVPDGVNAKFLSCHGPLANRQPGCAFLPATY